From Rutidosis leptorrhynchoides isolate AG116_Rl617_1_P2 chromosome 3, CSIRO_AGI_Rlap_v1, whole genome shotgun sequence, a single genomic window includes:
- the LOC139902529 gene encoding uncharacterized protein — protein sequence MEKDRIKSGMLRQKARVCWALEGDENTKFFHSLLRNKYNKSNIRGLNINGIWNEDPNDIKASVFEHFKHIYEETDTLRPSLEDLSYPSISAIEAEALEVPILEDEIHEAILECGSSKAPGPDGFNMRFFKKFWDIIKIQLIEAINWFWDTGEISKGCNASFVTLVPKKLVPGGLGDFRPISLIGSYYKIVAKILSNRLQKILPSLVSSGKSAFLKGRFILDGVLIANETIDYLKASRKKGIIFKVDFEKAFDSLNWQFLFEVMKSMGFGRKWVKWIESCLKSASISVLVNGSPTNEFVLGRGVRQEVNRLARHIGCNGGKLPFIYLGLTIGSKMTKVKDWNPVIEKFKARLSSWKMRSLSFGGRVVLIKSVLNSLPLYYFSLFRAPPSVLKILESVRRGLSLEVLQVPFKGSFIKTIGDGNTTLFWKEHWIGNDKLCKTYPRLYRLELDQNTCVKQRVRANEEGLSFTWNWARTPSGRTEAELHSMQELLASFDFKNNKSDNWKWAFESSGLFSVRKLTSLIDIHLLGQYVSQPGTVRNNLVPKKVEVFIWRALKKRLPVKIELDKRGIDLHSVRCPLCDDDLETVEHALYTCKEVEEIWIRVFKWWNVSPYVYSNIANMLGGSNSPLMSKVGEQLWQAIRWISAYLIWKNRNNMV from the exons ATGGAAAAGGACAGAATCAAATCGGGTATGTTGAGGCAAAAAGCACGGGTATGTTGGGCTCTAGAAGGGGATGAAAACACGAAATTTTTTCATTCACTTTTAAGGAATaaatataataaaagtaatattcgtGGTCTAAACATCAATGGCATTTGGAACGAGGATCCAAATGATATTAAAGCATCGGTTTTTGAACATTTCAAACACATTTATGAAGAAACCGATACACTTAGACCTTCCTTGGAAGATTTAAGTTATCCCTCCATTTCTGCTATTGAGGCAGAAGCTTTAGAAGTGCCCATTCTTGAAGATGAAATTCATGAAGCTATTTTAGAATGTGGTAGTTCGAAAGCCCCAGGGCCCGATGGTTTCAACATGCGGTTTTTCAAGAAATTTTGGgatattataaaaatacaattgATTGAGGCAATTAATTGGTTCTGGGATACGGGTGAAATTTCAAAAGGATGTAACGCTTCTTTCGTCACATTGGTTCCTAAAAAATTGGTTCCGGGTGGTCTTGGTGATTTTCGACCTATTAGTTTGATTGGGAGTTATTACAAGATTGTGGCCAAGATTCTCTCGAATCGTCTTCAGAAAATTCTACCCTCACTAGTTAGTTCGGGAAAAAGTGCCTTTTTAAAAGGACGTTTTATTTTAGATGGGGTTTTAATTGCAAATGAGACGATTGATTATTTGAAAGCGAGCCGGAAGAAAGGTATAATTTTTAAAGTCGATTTTGAAAAGGCATTCGATAGTTTAAATTGGCAATTTTTATTCGAGGTTATGAAAAGTATGGGATTCGGGAGAAAATGGGTTAAGTGGATCGAATCATGTCTTAAATCGGCCTCAATCTCCGTCTTGGTTAATGGTTCACCTACAAATGAATTCGTCCTCGGCCGGGGTGTTCGTCAAG AAGTTAACCGTCTTGCAAGACATATTGGTTGTAATGGAGGTAAACTACCTTTTATATACCTCGGGTTAACTATTGGTTCGAAAATGACAAAGGTGAAAGATTGGAATCCTGTGATAGAAAAGTTTAAAGCTCGGTTATCAAGTTGGAAAATGCGTTCGTTATCGTTTGGAGGAAGGGTAGTTCTAATTAAATCGGTTCTTAATAGTCTTCCGTTGTATTACTTTTCGTTATTTCGCGCTCCGCCTAGTGTCTTAAAAATTCTTGAGAGTGTAAGGAGAG GTCTCTCGTTAGAAGTTTTACAGGTTCCATTCAAAGGCTCTTTTATCAAGACAATTGGAGATGGCAACACTACACTCTTTTGGAAGGAACATTGGATCGGTAATGATAAACTGTGCAAGACATACCCGAGACTTTATCGACTGGAACTGGATCAGAATACATGTGTTAAACAACGTGTTCGTGCAAATGAGGAAGGCTTATCTTTTACGTGGAACTGGGCAAGAACTCCGTCAGGAAGAACCGAAGCTGAATTACACTCGATGCAGGAACTATTGGCGAGCTTTGATTTCAAAAACAACAAAAGTGATAATTGGAAGTGGGCCTTTGAATCAAGTGGGCTCTTCTCGGTCCGAAAACTTACTTCTTTGATCGACATCcatttactaggtcagtatgtttcaCAACCAGGAACAGTTCGTAATAACCTAGTGCCAAAAAAGGTTGAAGTTTTTATTTGGAGAGCTCTCAAAAAAAGGCTACCCGTTAAAATAGAACTTGACAAAAGGGGCATTGACTTGCACTCGGTTAGATGCCCTTTATGCGACGATGACTTAGAAACGGTAGAACATGCTCTCTATACGTGTAAAGAAGTGGAAGAAATTTGGATTCGTGTTTTTAAATGGTGGAATGTTAGTCCCTATGTATATTCAAATATTGCGAATATGCTAGGGGGAAGCAATTCACCCTTAATGTCAAAAGTTGGGGAACAATTGTGGCAAGCTATTAGATGGATTAGTGCGTATCTAATTTGGAAAAATCGGAATAATATG gtttag